In one window of Parcubacteria group bacterium DNA:
- a CDS encoding DUF167 domain-containing protein: MRINIKVIPRAKSNSVTCDDGVYIVRTTAVPVDGKANDVVQKMLAKHFDVAKSCVQIVRGAQSRTKIVEIVGK, encoded by the coding sequence ATGCGTATCAATATAAAGGTGATTCCGCGTGCAAAATCCAACAGCGTGACGTGTGATGATGGCGTATATATTGTGCGCACGACAGCTGTGCCGGTGGATGGAAAGGCAAATGATGTCGTGCAAAAGATGCTCGCAAAGCATTTTGATGTGGCAAAAAGTTGTGTGCAGATCGTACGCGGTGCACAGTCACGTACAAAAATCGTGGAAATAGTTGGTAAATGA
- the nrdR gene encoding transcriptional regulator NrdR: protein MKCPFCKKPQQTRVVDSRTITEGRAVRRRRECLKCNERFTTYEEIEILRLTVIKRDGSREEYSREKIEKGLRKALEKRPVTEERIQKLIAEIEYAIQSKEKREMKSRVIGKIIMDKLRDVDDVAFIRFASVYKAIGSADSFRRVIQDVMKG, encoded by the coding sequence ATGAAATGTCCATTTTGCAAGAAGCCGCAACAGACGAGAGTAGTGGATTCTCGCACGATCACAGAAGGGCGCGCAGTGCGTCGTCGTCGCGAATGCCTGAAATGCAATGAACGATTTACGACATATGAAGAGATTGAAATCTTGCGACTTACGGTGATCAAGCGCGACGGCTCTCGTGAAGAATATAGTCGTGAAAAGATCGAAAAAGGACTTCGCAAAGCATTGGAAAAAAGACCTGTGACGGAAGAGCGCATCCAAAAACTCATCGCAGAGATCGAATATGCGATCCAATCAAAAGAAAAGAGGGAAATGAAAAGTCGTGTGATCGGCAAGATCATCATGGATAAATTGCGCGATGTGGATGATGTGGCGTTCATCCGGTTTGCGAGTGTGTACAAGGCGATCGGCAGCGCAGATAGTTTTCGCCGTGTTATCCAAGATGTAATGAAAGGGTGA